Below is a genomic region from Candidatus Desulfatibia profunda.
GAAAAAATACCGTTGAGACAGTTTCCAATCCACCGGCCTGTGCAATAAAACCGCGCATTAACTCTTCGTCCTTTTCCTTTAGGTCATCCACCTCCGGAATCCAGCAGCGTCTTGCCATTTCAACCACTGGAAATCTGGACCATTCCATGTCCTGCATCTCGTCCGGAAAATTCGCACCTGGCTCTTTCAGCAGCACCTCGGCAGATATACCCAAACCTTTGTTCAGCGATCGCATCATGGCCAGGGTAAGTGTGCGTTTACCATTCAGAACTTCAGATACCTTACTTTTAGTCCCGATGAAAGGAACCATGTCTTTCTGGCCTAATCCTAACTGCTCCATGCGAAACTTTATCGCATCAATGGGATCAGGTGGGCTAATGGGGAAGTAGCGTTCT
It encodes:
- a CDS encoding transcriptional regulator — encoded protein: MINRLIKNEQDYDMALSRIEQLMDAKSGTAEMDELELLTALVEMYEERYFPISPPDPIDAIKFRMEQLGLGQKDMVPFIGTKSKVSEVLNGKRTLTLAMMRSLNKGLGISAEVLLKEPGANFPDEMQDMEWSRFPVVEMARRCWIPEVDDLKEKDEELMRGFIAQAGGLETVSTVFF